The following coding sequences are from one Anolis sagrei isolate rAnoSag1 chromosome 6, rAnoSag1.mat, whole genome shotgun sequence window:
- the IDI1 gene encoding isopentenyl-diphosphate Delta-isomerase 1, with protein sequence MARSAHLVTQRLAAAGIGPSGRKARCLAMWRAAAAARLAAAALQSKPVRAQRVASLSVAVLGLRSPGSRGCCLKGRPVWPASRARILRTINTATMPEINTDDLDEQQVQLLAEMCILIDENDNRIGSDTKKNCHLNENIDKGLLHRAFSVFLFNSENKLLLQQRSDAKITFPDCFTNTCCSHPLSTSLELEENNAIGIRRAAQRRMKAELGIPMEQVLPEELLYLTRIHYKAQSNGTWGEHEIDYILFVQKDVTLNPDPNEIKSYCYVTQEELREMLDKASQNEIKITPWFKLIAETFLFKWWDNLNNLKRFIDHDKIHRM encoded by the exons ATGGCGCGATCGGCCCACTTGGTGACGCAAAGGCTCGCGGCGGCCGGGATTGGCCCGTCGGGGCGGAAGGCGCGTTGCCTGGCGATGTGGCGCGCGGCGGCGGCAGCACGCTTGGCAGCAGCGGCTCTGCAGTCAAAGCCTGTCAGAGCCCAGAGAGTGGCTTCGTTGTCGGTGGCGGTGCTGGGCCTTCGCTCTCCGGGAAGCCGCGGTTGCTGCCTCAAGGGACGTCCGGTTTGGCCTGCAAGCAGAGCgcg TATCCTTAGAACGATAAATACTGCAACTATGCCTGAAATAAACACGGATGACTTGGATGAACAGCAGGTACAGTTGCTAGCAGAGATGTGCATCCTtattgatgaaaatgacaacagAATTGGTTCAGATACGAAGAAAAACTGCCACCTGAATGAAAATATTGACaaag GATTGCTACATCGTGCATTCAGTGTGTTTCTGTTCAATTCGGAGAACAAGCTGCTTTTGCAACAAAGATCAGATGCCAAAATCACCTTCCCAG ATTGTTTTACCAATACTTGTTGTAGTCACCCTCTAAGCACTTCACTTGAATTGGAAGAAAATAATGCGATTGGGATTAGAAGAGCAGCACAGAGGCGTATGAAGGCAGAATTAGGAATTCCAATGGAACAG GTGCTGCCAGAAGAACTCCTCTACCTAACCCGAATTCACTACAAAGCCCAATCCAATGGGACCTGGGGAGAACATGAAATAGACTACATCCTCTTTGTGCAGAAAGACGTGACCCTTAACCCAGATCCCAATGAAATCAAAAGCTACTGTTACGTGACACAGGAAGAACTGAGAGAAATGCTGGATAAGGCTTCCCAAAATGAAATCAAGATTACTCCATGGTTCAAACTGATTGCAGAGACTTTTCTCTTTAAATGGTGGGATAACTTGAATAATCTGAAGAGATTTATTGATCATGATAAGATACACAGGATGTAA